In Bacillales bacterium, one genomic interval encodes:
- a CDS encoding Hsp20/alpha crystallin family protein has protein sequence MDVDKLKQWLDTARQFQGTDFWSEIFDADERGGKQTRKRPDSTDKEMEAPLPPLELPLIDVYAKPDEWIVVVDLPGVAKEDVQLSASGNQLNIRGVARSTYHREASAVQTERLSGSFDRTVQLPEPVNETETVAVFRDGILEIRIRRADTSPRHTINID, from the coding sequence ATGGACGTTGATAAATTGAAGCAATGGCTTGATACGGCGCGGCAATTTCAAGGCACCGACTTTTGGTCGGAAATTTTTGATGCCGACGAACGCGGCGGTAAACAAACGCGAAAGCGGCCGGACTCTACTGATAAGGAAATGGAAGCACCGCTGCCGCCGCTTGAGCTTCCTCTCATCGATGTGTATGCGAAACCGGACGAATGGATCGTCGTCGTCGACCTTCCGGGAGTCGCCAAGGAAGACGTGCAGCTTTCCGCATCTGGAAATCAGCTGAACATCCGCGGTGTTGCCCGGAGTACGTATCACCGCGAAGCTTCCGCCGTACAAACGGAACGGCTTTCCGGCTCCTTCGACCGCACCGTTCAGCTCCCTGAGCCCGTCAATGAAACCGAAACCGTCGCAGTCTTCCGCGACGGCATTCTCGAAATTCGCATTCGCCGGGCCGACACATCACCGCGGCACACGATCAACATCGACTAA